CTCGGGCATCCGATAGCTTCCTCTCTGCTGTATTGAGATCGTCTACATACTTTTGGTGCAGTTTGTTGTGATGGATTTGCATGGTTGCTTCATCGATGTACGGCTCTAAAGCGTTGTACGCATAAGGGAGCGGGGGGAGGGTATGCCGGCCGACAGCCACGGGGCGTGCCGCACGGACTGGCTCGCGTGCACCGGGATAGGAAACGGGTTCTGGCACAACAGGCACTTGTGCTTCTTCCGCCACCGCTGGCTGTGCATTCATTGATTCCGCAACAGGTTCCCTCGTTTCTCCTTCCAGTTGGTCATCTTCACTCAACTGAGCCAGTCGTAAAAAGTGATGGAATTGCTGCTGCACTTGTTCGGCGCGAGTGATGAGAGCAGGGAGTTCGTCGCTGTCTTTTGCCGAATTGAGCATGGATGCTTGCCTTCCGATCTGTGTAAATGTTTCCTCGAATTTGTGCAGATGCCGTTCGAGTTCTCGGTTGAGGGTCTTATGTCTTCGCAAATGATCGATCCATTGGCGGCCCCATTGGCTCCAGTCCAGCAAATTCTTGGCTTCTTCTACCAAA
This genomic stretch from Brevibacillus brevis harbors:
- a CDS encoding superoxide dismutase; this encodes MVEEAKNLLDWSQWGRQWIDHLRRHKTLNRELERHLHKFEETFTQIGRQASMLNSAKDSDELPALITRAEQVQQQFHHFLRLAQLSEDDQLEGETREPVAESMNAQPAVAEEAQVPVVPEPVSYPGAREPVRAARPVAVGRHTLPPLPYAYNALEPYIDEATMQIHHNKLHQKYVDDLNTAERKLSDARESGNFDLIRHWERELAFNGAGHYLHTIFWPSMSPNGGGTPSGDLVAAINRYFGSYDTFRRQFSQAAEKVEGPGWAILVWSPRAHHLEILTAEKHQNLSQWDVIPLLALDVWEHAYFLAYQNQRDKYVENWWNIVNWPYVEERFEKARKLRWEPY